CGCGCGCCTGGAGGTGCAGCGCTGCGATGCATCGGTGAAGTGGGCCCGGCTGGATAGCGCGCCGTTCACTGACCGCCTGGTACGCAAGTTCCGGCTGCCGGTCACCGGCTGGCGCGGACGGTAGCGCGTGCTCTCCGAAATTCGGATCGAGTCGCTAGGCGCGATCAGCGTTGCGACCGCCGAATTCGACAGCGGCTTAACGGTTTTGACCGGCGAAACTGGCACCGGAAAGACGATGGTGGTGACCAGCCTGCACCTGCTCGGCGGAGCGCGTGCCGACGCCAACCGAGTACGCTCCGGCGCCGAGCGGGCGGTCGTCGAAGGGCGTTTCACCACCGCCGATCTCGACGACAGTGCGACGGCGTTGCTCGACGAGTTGCTCGATGGCTCCGGGGCCGAACGCGACGAGGACGGCAGCATCATCGCGCTGCGCTCAGTCAGCCGCGACGGTCCGTCGCGCGCCTATCTCGGAGGGCGCAGCGTGCCGGCGAAGTCGCTGAGCGGGTTCACCGCCGAATTGCTGACGCTGCACGGCCAGAACGACCAGCTACGGCTGATGCGCCCCGACGAGCAGCGCGGCGCGCTGGACCGGTTCGCCGGCGTCGACGCCCGGCTGGAGAAGTACCGCAAGATCCGCGACGCTTGGCAGAGCGCGCGGCGCGACTACATCGACCGCAGCAACCGGGCTCGCGAGCTGGCGCAGGAAGCCGACCGACTCAAGTTCGCTCTCAACGAGATCGACACCGTCGACCCCGCCGCGGGTGAAGACGACACACTGGTCGGCGACATTCGCCGGCTCTCCGAGCTGGATGCGCTGCGCGAGGCCGCATCCGGCGCGCGCGTCGCGCTGGCCGGCGCGGGCGATGAGGCCGGCGCGGACCCCACGGCTCAGATCGCCTCCGCGGCGGACTGCCTCGCGCGCGCAAAGACGTCCCTGGAGTCCACCGACGACACGACGTTGCGGGCGCTGGCCACCCAGCTCGAGGAAGCCCTCACCGTGGTCGGCGACGCCTCGCGCGAACTCGGTGGATATCTGAGCGAATTACCCTCGGACGCCAGCACTTTGGATGGCAAGCTGGCCAGGCAGGCGGAGTTACGCACCCTCACCCGCAAGTACGCCGCCGATATCGACGGCGTCTTGGCGTGGGCCCGTGAGGCCCGCGACCGGCTCGCCCAGCTGGACGTCTCAGAGGAGGCGCTGGCCGGCCTCCAACGACGAGTCGACGAATTGGCTGTCGAATTGGCCGGTGCGGCAGGGGAACTCAGCAAAGCGCGAACCGGCGCCGCCAAGAAGCTCGCCAAGGAAGTCACCGCGGAGCTATCCGGCCTCGCGATGGCCGACGCCGAGTTCACCATCACCGTGTCGACAATGCCGGCCACCGCCGACGATCCCGCGGCGCTGCCGCTGGCCTCCGGGGAGCAGGCGCACGCCGGCGGCGACGGCGTCGACCTGGTCGAGTTCGGCTTCGCCGCGCACCGGGGGATGACGGTGTTACCCCTGGCCAAGAGTGCCTCCGGCGGTGAGCTGTCGCGCGTGATGCTGGCCCTGGAAGTCGTCCTGGCCGCCTCGACCACCGGCACCACAATGGTGTTCGACGAGGTGGACGCCGGCGTCGGCGGCCGGGCCGCGGTGCAGATCGGCAAACGGCTGGCGCGGCTGGCCCACAACCGACAGGTCATTGTCGTGACGCACCTGCCCCAGGTTGCGGCTTACGCCGACACCCATCTCATGGTCGACACCAACGGCAAGAACGGGGCCAGCGGTGTCCGGCGGCTCGAGGGCGACGACCGCGTCGCCGAACTCGCCAGAATGCTGGCCGGACTGGGCGATTCGGACACCGCCCGCGCCCACGCCCGCGAGCTGCTCGACGCCGCAGACTGTGACCGTATTGCGACCTAAAGAGGCGTTTGACGCTGTGACTGGTGTGACACGATGTAACTTCTGAGGCCTTTGTTACGGCGCGCCTCCCCGCTCAGTCTTGGGTTGACCGACAGAATCGCCTCCATGAGCGTGACCACCACCTTGTCCTCACTGTTGTCCCGCAACACGTCACGGCCGGGCGTCTACGGCACGGCACGCGTCGACCGCGATATCGACCGCCTGCTGCGCCGCGTGTGCCCCGGCGACATCGTGGTTCTCGACGTGCTGGACCTGGACCGGATCACCGCGGACGCCCTCGTCGACGCCGAGATCGCCGCCGTGGTCAACGCATCCCCGTCCGTGTCGGGCCGCTACCCGAACCTGGGGCCGGAGGTGCTGCTGGCCAACGGCGTCACGCTGATCGACGAGACCGGGACCGATGTCTTCAAAAAGGTGAAGGACGGCTCGAAGGTTCGCCTCTACAACGGCGGTGTCTACGCCGGTGACCGTCGACTGATCCGCGGTACCGAGCGCACCGACGAAGAAATCGCCACCCTGATGCAGGAAGCCAAGAGCGGGCTCGTATCGCATCTGGAAGCGTTCGCGGGCAACACGATTGAGTTCATCCGAAGCGAAAGCCCGCTGCTGATCGACGGCATTGGCATCCCCGACGTCGACATCGAACTGCGCCGTCGCCACGTCGTGGTCGTGGCCGATGAAGATGACGCCGCCGACGACCTCAAGCGGCTCAAGCCGTTCATCAAGGAATATCAACCGGTGCTGATCGGTGTCGGCACCGGGGCAGATGTGTTGCGCAAGGCCGGATATCGTCCGCAACTCATCGTCGGGGACCCCAGCAACCTCAGCGACGAAGTGCTCAAGAGCGGCGCTCAGGTGGTACTGCCGGCCGACGCCGACGGGCACGCGCCGGGACTGGAGCGGATACAAGACCTCGGAGTCGGCGCGATGACGTTCCCGGCGGCGGGATCGCCGGCCGACCTGGCGCTGTTGCTGGCCGACCACCATGGCGCCGCGCTGCTGGTGACGGCCGGGCACCGCGCCAACATCGAGACATTCTTCGACCGCACCCGCCAGCACAGCAACCCGTCGACCTTCCTCACCCGGCTCAGGGTGGGAGAGAAGGTCGTCGACGCGAAAGCCGTTGCGACGCTGTACCACAACCGGATCTCCGGCGGTGCGATCGCACTGCTGATCCTGACGATGCTGTTGTCGGTCATTGCCGCGCTGTGGGTGTCGCGGACCGACACGGTGGTGCTGCACTGGGTCGCGACGTACTGGAACCACTTCTTCTTGTGGCTGCAGCACTGGATCCACTAGGACGGTAGCGACGTGATATCTCTTCGCCAGCATGCGATTTCGTTGGCCGCGGTGTTCCTGGCCCTGGCGGTGGGAGTCGTACTCGGGTCGGGCTTTCTGTCCAACACGCTGGTCTCCGGGCTGCGCGACGAGACCAAGACGCTGCACAAGCAGATCGACGGGCTCAACGGCGACAAGAGCGTTCTGAACGCAAAGATCAACTCCGCCAACGCCTTCGACGCGCAGATGGCCGGCCGGATGGTGCACGACACGCTGAACGGCAAGTCGCTGGTCATCTTCCGCGCGCCCGACGCCAAAGACGAAGACGTGGACGCGGTGTCGAAGATCGTCGGCCAGGCCGGGGGAGCGGTCACCGGGACGGTGACCCTGACGCAGGAGTTCGTCGACGCCAACTCCGCGGAAAAGCTGCACTCGGTGGTCAACTCGTCGGTGCTACCCGCGGGCGCCCAGCTCAGCACCAAATTGGTCGACCAAGGCTCACAGGCCGGCGACCTGTTGGGCATCGCTCTGCTGATCAACCGTGATCCGGCCGTCCCTCCGGTCGACGACCCGCAGCGCGACACCGTGCTCGCCGCGCTGCGCGACACCGGCTTCATCGCATTCGGCAGCCAGCACATCGGTGCGGCCAACGGCGCCCTCGTCGTCACTGGCGGCTCGCTGAACAACGACGCCGGAAATCAGGGCGTCAGCGTCGCCCGGTTCGCGGCCGCGCTCGCACCGCACGGTTCGGGCGTCGTCCTGGCCGGCCGCGACGGCTCGTCGGACGGGCCCGCGGCCGTCGGTGTCGCCCGCGCGGACGCCGCCGTGACCCCGGTGATCAGCACCGTCGACGACGTGGACGCGTCGTCTGGCCGGGTCACCGCGATCCTGGGTGTGGCCGACCTGATCAATGGCGGCCACACCGGTCAGTACGGCACCGGCCACCGCAGCACCAGCCTCACGGTCGCCTCGTAACGGCTCCAGCCGCTGCGAGTCAGCAGCCCGGGTCGTGGCTCGAGGTTTTCCCGGCCGCGAGTTCTGTTTCGCGTCAGAGGGCGTGTCAGCGACGCGTCGGCGCACTGTTTGTTAGGGTGAGTTTCCGTGGGTCGGCAGGCCCAAAAGCTGGAAAACAGCCCTCACCAGAGGCTAGCCCTGCGCCGTCATCACGGAGGTCGCCAACTTGCGAAAGCATCCGCAGACCGCCACCAAGCATCTCTTCGTCAGCGGCGGGGTCGTGTCGTCGCTCGGTAAGGGACTCACCGCGAGTAGCCTCGGCCAGCTGCTGACCGCCCGCGGATTGCAGGTGACGATGCAGAAGCTGGATCCCTACCTCAACGTCGATCCCGGAACAATGAACCCGTTCCAGCACGGCGAGGTGTTCGTCACCGAGGACGGGGCCGAGACCGACCTCGACGTCGGTCATTACGAGCGTTTTCTCGACCGTGACCTGTCCGGGTCGGCCAATGTCACTACCGGACAGGTGTATTCGACGGTCATCGCCAAGGAACGCCGCGGCGAGTACCTCGGCGACACCGTCCAAGTCATCCCGCACATCACCGACGAGATCAAGAGTCGGATCTTGGCGATGGCCGAACCGGACGCCGACGGCAATCGACCCGATGTCGTCATCACCGAGATCGGCGGCACCGTCGGTGACATCGAGTCTCAGCCGTTCCTGGAAGCGGCGCGCCAGGTGCGCCATGACATCGGCCGGGAGAACGCGTTCTTCCTGCACGTGTCGCTGATCCCCTACCTGGCGCCGTCGGGGGAGCTGAAGACCAAGCCCACCCAGCACTCGGTGAACGCGCTCCGCAGCATCGGTATCACTCCCGACGCGCTGATCCTGCGCTGCGATCGGGATGTGCCCGAACCCCTGAAGAACAAGATCGCGCTCATGTGCGACGTCGACATCGACGGGATCATCTCCACACCCGACGCGCCGTCGATCTACGACATCCCGAAGGTGCTGCACCGCGAAGAGCTGGATGCCTACGTCGTGCGCAGGCTCAACCTGCCGTTCCGTGACGTCGACTGGACGGAGTGGGACGACCTACTGCGTCGCGTGCACGACCCGCAGGAGACCGTCCGAATTGCGTTGGTGGGCAAATACATCGACCTCTCCGATGCATACCTGTCGGTCAGTGAGGCGTTGCGTGCGGCGGGTTTCAAGCACCGCGCGAAGGTCGAGATCCGCTGGGTGGGATCCGACGACTGCGAGACGGCCGGTGGCGCGGCGGCGGTCCTCGATGACGTCCACGGCGTACTGATTCCCGGCGGGTTCGGCATCCGCGGCATCGAGGGCAAGATCGGCGCGATCCGGCATGCCCGCGCGCGTGGGCTGCCGGTGCTCGGACTCTGCCTCGGGATGCAGTGCATCGTGATCGAGGCCGCCCGGTCGGTCGGACTGGCCGGAGCCAACTCCGCGGAGTTCGATCCAGACACCACCGACCCGGTGATCTCGACGATGGCCGACCAGGAAGAGATCGTCGCCGGCGAAGCCGACCTCGGCGGCACCATGCGACTGGGCGCCTACCCGGCGGTCCTCGAGCCGGGTTCGATTGTGGCGCAGGCATATCAGGCAACCGAGGTGTCCGAGCGGCATCGGCACCGTTACGAGGTCAACAACGCCTACCGGGAGCGCATCGCCGAGAGCGGGCTGAAATTCTCCGGCACCTCTCCGGACGGGCATCTGGTCGAGTTCGTCGAATACCCGGCGGACATGCACTCGTTCGTCGTCGGCACCCAGGCGCACCCCGAACTCAAGAGCCGACCGACCAGACCCCATCCGCTGTTCACCGGTTTCATCGGTGCGGCAATCGAATACAAGGCGGCCGAGCGGCTGTCGCTGGAGATTCCGGAGCGACGGGCCAACGGCAACGAGCACCACGAGGACGCGGAGTCGTCGCTGTCCGAGCCCGAGCCCGTTACCCGTGGGTGAGCACGACTTCGAGACGACCTCGTCCGAATTGCTGCACAGCGGAAAGATATTCGCGCTGCGAATCGATCAGGTTCGGATGCCCGACGGTACGGTCAAGGCCCGCGAAGTCGTCGAACATTTTGGTGCGGTGGCGATCGTGGCCATGGATAAACACGGCCGAATTCCGCTGGTGTATCAGTACCGTCACCCGTTCGGCCGCCGGCTGCGCGAGCTACCCGCCGGACTGCTCGACGTCGGCGACGAGACCCCGCAGCTCGCCGCCGCCCGTGAGTTGCGGGAGGAGGCCGGGCTGACGGCCGAAACGTGGCAGGTACTGGTCGATCTTGATTCCGAGCCCGGCTTCAGCGACGAGTCGGTGCGGATCTATCTGGCCACCGAGCTGACCGAGGTCGACAAGCCCGAAGCTCACGACGAAGAAGCCGACATGACGATGGACTGGTACTCCATCCCCGAGGCGGTGCGGCGCATCTTCAGCGGAGACATCGTCAATTCTCTTGCCGTAAGCGGCATTCTGGCCGCCTATGCAGTCACCGAGGGACTCGCGGAGCCGCGGCCGGTGGATGCACCGTGGACCGATCGCCCGACGGCGTTCGCCGCGCGAAAGGCGTCCGGATGACGACGTTGGCACCGCCGCTGGAGGGCCAGCTGCAGGGTTACCTCGATCACCTGACGATCGAGCGCGGTGTCGCGGCGAACACGTTGAGCTCCTACCGGCGCGATCTGCGACGGTATTTCGAGCATCTGATGTCGCGCAGCGTCGATGATCTGGCCAAGGCCCGCGAGGACGACGTCAGCGAATTCCTGATGTCGCTGCGGCGCGGCGACCCGGACTCCGGCGTCGTACCACTGTCCGCGGTATCGGCCGCGCGAACGCTGATCGCGGTGCGCGGATTTCACCGCTTCGCAGCGGCCGAAGGCCTCGCCGAGGTCGACGTCGCGCAAGCCGTCAAACCCCCGACGCCGGGCCGGCGACTGCCCAAGAGCCTCAGCCTGGATCAGGTGCTCGCGCTGCTGGCCGGTGCCGGCGGCGACAGCCCCTCCGACGGACCCCTGACGTTGCGCAACCGCGCGCTGCTCGAGCTGTTGTATTCCACCGGCGCGCGCATCTCCGAGGCGGTCGGACTCGACGTGGATGACGTTGACACGCACGCCCGTTCGGTGCTGCTCCGGGGTAAAGGCGGCAAGCAGCGGCTGGTGCCGATCGGTCGCCCGGCGGTGGCGGCGTTGGACGCCTACATGGTCCGCGGGCGTTCGGAGTTGGCGCGTCGCGGGCGCGGCACGCCGGCCATCTTCCTCAACGCCCGCGGCGGTCGGCTGTCCCGGCAGAGTGCGTGGCAGGTGCTGCAGGACTCCGCGGAGCGCGCAGGAATCACCTCGGGCGTCTCGCCGCACACGTTGCGGCACTCGTTCGCCACGCATCTGCTCGAAGGTGGCGCCGACGTCCGCGTCGTCCAGGAGTTGCTCGGGCACGCGTCGGTGACCACCACGCAGATCTACACCATGGTGACCGTGCACGCGTTGCGCGAAGTGTGGGCCGAAGCCCACCCGCGGGCCCGCTGACTTCGCGAACGTCGAGTTGATGGGGCCCAATCGCCAAAATCTCGACAACAAGTCGACGCTCGGCGACGACTAGCCGAGGTATTCCGACTCCAGCACCAGGTCCGAGACCAGGCTCTGATACTCCAGATGCGCTTTGTGCTCGGTGGTGTTCCACAGCTTGCCCTGCTGCTGACGCATGTATTCGCGGTACTTGGGCGCACCCGGGACTCGTACGTTATCGGCCACCGCGATCGACCCTCCGTGCAGCCAGCCCCGATCGAGGATGCTCTGCAGGTCGAGCAGATACGCATCCTTGTCGTGGTCGAGGAAGACGAAATCCAATGTGCCAGAATCGAAGCCGAGCGCGTCGAGCGTCCGGCCACCGTCCCCGATAGTGCCGACGACGCAGGTGATCCGGTCAGCGACGCCGGCGTGTGCCCAGATGCGGCGGGCATTCGCGGCGTTGGCTTCGGCGAGCTCGACGGAGTACACGTGCGCGCCCGGTGCCGCACGGGCAATGCGCAGCGCGCCGTAGCCGCAGTAGGTGCCCAGCTCGAGCGCGAGCTTCGGGCCGGCACGGCGAACGGCCGCGTCGAGCAGAACGCCCTTCTCGTCACCGACGTTGATCAGCATCGACTTCTCGTAGGCGAACCGGTCGATGGTCGCGATGACGTCGTCGATATCGCCGGCCCGAGCGTGATTGAGCACGTACTCGACCGCCGCGGCCTCGCGGCCGTCGCCGATCTGGCCGGTCGTGGTGATGTTGCGCGCGCTGGTCGCCAACCGCCAGAACGACCATCGCAGCAGGGGGATGCGCTGCTTCAGACTCATGATCGCCACCCTAGTCCGCAGGACGGGGCAGCCGGTGGCTGCCAAATTCGCAGGTGACGTTGTTGCGGGTCTCCCGGCGCGGGCGCTCGTAACCGTTACACTTTCGTGCCATGCCCGCAGTTGTCCGCCCGCCGCATGAATGGCGCCGCGCGTGACTGACGAGGCCGACAGCGGCACTCAAATCGGCCTGACCGGGCGTCCGCCGCGGGCGGTTCCGGAACCGAAGCCGCGCACGTCGCACGGACCGGCCAAGGTCATCGCGATGTGCAACCAGAAGGGCGGCGTCGGCAAGACCACGTCGACAATCAATCTGGGTGCCGCGCTGGCCGAGTACGGCCGCCGGGTGCTGCTCGTCGACCTCGACCCGCAGGGTGCGCTGTCCGCGGGGCTGGGCGTGCCGCACTACGAGCTGGAACACACGATTCACAACCTGTTGGTCGAGCCGCGGGTGTCGCTGGACCACGTCCTGATGCACACTCGGGTCAAGAACCTGGATCTGGTGCCCAGCAACATCGACCTGTCCGCTGCGGAGATCCAACTCGTCAACGAGGTCGGTCGCGAGCAGACGCTGTCACGTGCGCTGCATCCGGTGCTGGACCGCTACGACTACGTCTTGATCGACTGCCAGCCCTCACTGGGCCTGCTCACGGTCAACGGCCTGGCCTGTTCCGACGGCGTCGTCATCCCGACCGAGTGTGAGTTCTTCTCGCTGCGTGGCCTGGCCCTGCTGACCGACACCGTCGAGAAGGTCCGCGACCGGCTGAACCCGAAACTAGACATCAGCGGCATCCTGATCACCCGCTACGACCCGCGGACCGTCAACTCCCGCGAGGTGATGTCCCGCGTCGTCGAGCGATTCGGCGATCTGGTGTTCGACACGGTCATCACCCGCACTGTCCGATTCCCGGAGACCAGCGTCGCCGGCGAACCGATCACCTCCTGGGCACCGAGATCCGGCGGCGCGGCCGCCTACCGCTCGTTGGCCCGCGAAGTGATCGACCGGTTCGGCGCGTGACCGACGGAACGACCTGCGAGGCACCCACCCAGAACGGCTTCCAGGTCAGGCTGACCAATTTCGAGGGACCGTTCGACCTTCTGCTGCAGCTGATCTTCGCGCACCGCCTCGACGTCACCGAGGTCGCGCTGCATCAGGTCACCGACGACTTCATCGCCTACACCAAGGCCATCGGCGCCGACCTCGAACTCGAGGAGACCACCGCCTTCCTGGTGGTCGCCGCGACGCTGCTCGATCTCAAAGCCGCTCGGTTGCTGCCGTCTGGTCAGGTGACCGACGAGGAGGATCTCGCGCTGCTGGAGGTTCGCGACCTGCTGTTCGCCCGCCTCCTGCAATACCGGGCGTTCAAGCACGTCGCAATGATGTTCGGCGAGCTCGAGGCCGCCGCGCTGCGCAGCTACCCCCGCGCGGTCGCGTTGGAGGACCAGTTCGCCGACCTGCTGCCCGAAGTCATGCTCGGGGTGGACGCCCAGACCTTCGCCGATATCGCCGCGACCGCGTTCACTCCGCGGCCGGTGCCGACGGTGGGCACCGAGCACTTACACCAGGTGTACGTGTCCGTCCCCGAGCAGGCCAAGCGACTGCTGTGGTTTCTGGAGCAGCGCGGAATCGGACAGTGGGCGTCGTTCTCTGATCTCGTCGCCGAGTGCGAACCGATCGAGATCGTCGGTCGCTTCCTGGCGCTGCTCGAGCTGTATCGCTCCCGGGCGGTAGCATTCGACCAGTCAGAACCGCTTGGTGTGCTCCAGGTTTCGTGGACCGGAGAACAACCGACCAACGCAGAATTCCGGGACGAATACCAATGACCGCCAACGACGATGCCGAGCGCAGCGACGCGGAGGAGTCGGGCACCGATCAGCCCATCGACGCTGACCTGGGTAACGACGAGCCCGACCCAGACCTCGAAACGTCCGAGACGAACCTGGGCATCGACGTCGCTACCGCCCCAGAACTCGAAGACGGCGAGCTTGGCGCGGTGCTGGAGGCGCTGCTGCTGGTGGTCGACACCCCGGTGACCGTCGAGGCGTTGGCGGCGGCCACCGAGCAGCCCGCCTACCGCGTCGCCGCCAAGCTTCGGCTGATGGCTGACGACCTGACCGAACAGGACAGCGGCATAGACCTTCGCGAGGCCGGCGGGGGATGGCGGCTCTACACTCGGGCACGCTTCGCGCCCTACGTGGAACGACTCCTACTGGACGGGTCGCGCTCGAAACTCACCAGGGCCGCCCTGGAAACCCTGGCGGTGGTGGCCTACCGGCAGCCGGTGACGCGTGCGCGGGTGAGCGCGGTCCGCGGCGTCAACGTCGACGCCGTGATGCGAACGCTGCTGGCCCGCGGTCTGATCACGGAGGCCGGCGCCGACACCGACACCGGCGCATCGACCTTCGCCACGACGGAGTTGTTCCTCGAACGCCTCGGACTGTCGTCGCTGACCGACCTTCCCGACATCGCTCCGCTGCTTCCCGACGTCGACATGATCGACGATCTCAGCGAAACCCTGGACGATGAGCCACGTTTCGCAAAGCTTGGCGGCGGCCCGGTCTCCGACGACCAGCCGCTGTCGTTCGACGTGGACAACGAATGATCGCCGGTGCCGGCGAATCCGACGGGATTCGCCTTCAAAAAGTGCTGTCTCAGGCCGGGATTGCGTCACGCCGGGTAGCCGAGCGGATGATCATCGACGGCCGCGTCGAGGTCGACGGGCAGGTGATCACCGAACTGGGCACCCGGGTCGACCCGGACGCGTCGGAGATTCGGGTCGACGGCGCCCGGGTGATCTTGGACGACTCGATGGTCTACCTGGCACTGAACAAGCCGCAGGGCATGCACTCGACCATGTCCGACGACCGCGGTCGTCCCTGCATCGGCGACCTGGTCGAGCACCGAGTTCGCGGCAACAAGAAGCTCTTTCACGTCGGCCGGCTCGACGCCGACACCGAGGGGCTGATCCTGCTGACCAACGACGGCGAACTCGCGCACCGGCTGATGCACCCGTCGTACGAGATCCCCAAGACTTATGTGGCCACCGTGAACGGGACGGTGCCGCGCGGCCTGGGTAAGAAGCTGCGGGATGGAATCGAGCTGGAGGACGGCCCCATAGCCGTCGACGATTTCGCGGTGGTCGACGCAGTTCCCGGTAAGACGTTGATTCGGGTCACGCTGCACGAAGGGCGCAAGCGCATCGTGCGCCGCATGCTGAAGGCCGTGGGCTTTCCGGTGCAGGCGTTGGTGCGCACCGACATCGGAGCGGTGACACTCGGCGATCAGCGTCCGGGCAGCATCCGGGCGTTGCGCCGCAATGAGATCGGTGAGCTCTACAAAGCGGTCGGGCTGTGAGCGCCGTTGTCGCCGTCGACGGCCCGGCCGGAACCGGAAAGTCGTCGGTGTCAAGGGGATTGGCGCGGACCCTGCACGCTCGCTACCTCGACACCGGTGCCATGTACCGCATCGCCACCTTGGCGGTGCTGCGGGCCGGAGTCGACCCCGCCGACCATGAAGCCGTGCAGGCCGTGGCCGCGAGCGCGAACATGTCCGTCGGCCACGACCCGGACGAGGACCGCAGTTACCTTGACGGCGAAGATGTTTCATCGGAGATTCGCGGCGACGCGGTAACCGGAGCGGTGTCAGCCGTCTCATCGGTTCCCGCCGTGCGCGCCCGACTGGTCGATCTGCAGCGCCGACTCGCGGGCGGGAACGGCGGCGTCGTCGTCGAAGGACGCGACATCGGCACCGTCGTCCTGCCGGACGCCGACCTCAAGATCTTCCTGACCGCCTCGGCCGAGACCCGGGCGCGACGCCGTAACGATCAGAACGTCGCGGCCGGCCTGCCCGACGACTACGACGGTGTGCTCGCCGACGTCCGGCGCCGAGACCACCTGGATTCGACGCGCCTGGTGTCGCCGCTGCGGGCCGCCGACGATGCGGTGGTCGTCGACACCAGCGAGATGACCGAGTCCGAGGTTGTCGACCACCTCGTGCACCTGGTCGAGGAGATCAGCCGATGAGCGAAGACGGCACCTGGGTCGACGAAAGCGACTGGGAATCAACCGAATTCGTCGAGCCAACCGACGAGGTGGCCGGCGGACCGTCGCCGGTGGTGGCGATCGTGGGGCGACCGAACGTCGGCAAGTCGACGCTCGTCAACCGGATCCTGGGCCGACGAGAAGCGGTGGTACAGGACATTCCGGGCGTGACCCGCGACCGCGTCTCCTACTACGCGCTGTGGATCGGTCGCCGGTTCGTGGTGCAGGACACCGGCGGGTGGGAGCCCGACGCGAAGGGTCTGCAACAGTTGGTGGCCGAACAGGCCGCCGTGGCCATGCGCACCGCCGACGCCATCATCCTGGTGGTGGACGCGGTCGTCGGCGCGACGGCCGGCGACGAGGCGGCCGCCCGCATCCTGCGCCGCTCCGGCAAGCCGGTCTTCCTGGCCGCCAACAAGGTCGACAGCGACAAGGGCGAATCTGACGCGGCGGCGCTGTGGTCGCTGGGAATCGGTGAGCCGCATGCGATCAGCGCGATGCACGGTCGTGGCGTCGGCGATCTGCTCGACGCCGTGGTCGAATCCTTGCCCGCCGTCGCGGAACTCGGCTCCAGCCAGGGCGGTCCACGCCGGGTGGCGTTGGTCGGCAAGCCCAACGTCGGCAAGAGTTCGCTGCTGAACCGCCTCGCGGGTGATGAGCGGTCGGTCGTGCACGATGTCGCCGGCACCACCGTCGACCCGGTGGACTCGCTGATCGAATTGGACGGCAAGATCTGGCGATTCGTCGATACAGCCGGCCTGCGGCGCAAGGTCGGACAAGCCAGCGGCCACGAGTTCTACGCATCCGTGCGCACCCACGGCGCGATCGACGCGGCCGAGGTGGTGATCGTGCTGATCGACGGGTCGATGCCGCTGACCGAACAGGACCTGCGGGTGCTGTCGATGGTCGTCGAGGCCGGCCGCGCATTGGTCCTGGCCTTCAACAAGTGGGATCTCGTCGACGAGGACCGGCGCTACCTGCTGGACAAGGAGATCGACCGCGAATTGGTCCAGATTCGTTGGGCGCAGCGGGTGAACATTTCCGCGAAGACGGGACGCGCGGTGCAGAAGCTGGTGCCCGCGCTGGAAAGCGCACTGGCGTCATGGGATACCCGGATCGGCACCGGCCGACTGAACACCTGGGTCAAGGAAATCGTCGCCGCAACGCCGCCGCCGGTGCGCGGCGGTAAGCAGCCTCGCATCCTCTTCGCCACCCAGGCGACCACCCGACCGCCGACCTTCGTGTTGTTCACCAGTGGCTTCCTGGAGGCGGGGTATCGCCGGTTCCTGGAGCGGCGCCTACGCGAAACATTCGGGTTCGAGGGTAGCCCGGTCCGCATC
The sequence above is a segment of the Candidatus Mycobacterium wuenschmannii genome. Coding sequences within it:
- the cmk gene encoding (d)CMP kinase yields the protein MSAVVAVDGPAGTGKSSVSRGLARTLHARYLDTGAMYRIATLAVLRAGVDPADHEAVQAVAASANMSVGHDPDEDRSYLDGEDVSSEIRGDAVTGAVSAVSSVPAVRARLVDLQRRLAGGNGGVVVEGRDIGTVVLPDADLKIFLTASAETRARRRNDQNVAAGLPDDYDGVLADVRRRDHLDSTRLVSPLRAADDAVVVDTSEMTESEVVDHLVHLVEEISR
- the der gene encoding ribosome biogenesis GTPase Der — encoded protein: MSEDGTWVDESDWESTEFVEPTDEVAGGPSPVVAIVGRPNVGKSTLVNRILGRREAVVQDIPGVTRDRVSYYALWIGRRFVVQDTGGWEPDAKGLQQLVAEQAAVAMRTADAIILVVDAVVGATAGDEAAARILRRSGKPVFLAANKVDSDKGESDAAALWSLGIGEPHAISAMHGRGVGDLLDAVVESLPAVAELGSSQGGPRRVALVGKPNVGKSSLLNRLAGDERSVVHDVAGTTVDPVDSLIELDGKIWRFVDTAGLRRKVGQASGHEFYASVRTHGAIDAAEVVIVLIDGSMPLTEQDLRVLSMVVEAGRALVLAFNKWDLVDEDRRYLLDKEIDRELVQIRWAQRVNISAKTGRAVQKLVPALESALASWDTRIGTGRLNTWVKEIVAATPPPVRGGKQPRILFATQATTRPPTFVLFTSGFLEAGYRRFLERRLRETFGFEGSPVRINVRVREKRKPKSR